The sequence GAGCACTAGGAAGAGGCCCGGAGCTCCCGAGTTGGATTATCGTTTTTTTCCCCTGAGTTCCCAATAGTTTTGAACTCACTGGATTCGGAAATGGGAGATTTTGAACGCGGCATAAGAACAGGTCGAGAGAGACACCCTTTCGTAAatgcacactaataattcaatattatgcacactaataattcaatattacatctaaacagtttattttgtttatcttaATTTGCATAATTTCGTAAACGACGTATGTATACACCGATTAAATCACCTGGTTGTCTGCACAATCTTTCGAATTATTAGGACACGTAAACGCCTTAATCAGAGTTACAGAGCTATATTTGAGTTCGGAAAAACTGAAAGTATCCATTTTAGAAATAGTTTTCATatacaaactttatatgtccgaAATCGTCTtcacaaaaataacatggtcactTTGGTAGAACGTGTCTTTTGATTGGCGGTTTTCTGCAtatcagatgtgtccatgtaaacataaTTAATAGGGAAGTCGTTGCAAAGGATGTAATCGAACCATAATCTGCACCCCAAACAATCATGTGCATGGAATATATGTTTGATTTTAGACGATCAAAAATGAAATGAATGCAAATAACTACAGTTCAAATAAAATACAACTGACTGAAATTACTGTCTTTTGACCAtttagatcagctctgaaaaagatctgataaaataccaattagtggggGGAAAAGAATAGAATtggggctgcctgtctaaacgtaGCCATGGAGCAATACAATTCGAAAGGGTGGCATTAGGACCCCTACACGAACTGTGCTCGGTAAACTCTTCTACAAGCATGTGATCATGTGTCAGCAAGCCACTCAAAGCAGTCAGAACCCCCTTATAATCAGAACAGAGACCAACTGAAAGGCTCCCCACCACCATATCAACATGGATTGCGGAATTATTACATCGAAAATGGTCATTTTGTTTCTAAGTTTAATATTTTGGGTAAGTGTTTGGTCGACTTTCAGTTGCTCCTTTGACTTCTGTGTTGACTTATTTCCACTGCTCTAAACAGCAACCTTACTTCCTCTATGGTGAGCAGTTTCTGGTGAAACGAAACCACTGGTTGGGCAATATACATGGTAGGTTGTTGATTGTTATACCCTGTACGGTATCTAATATCGATTTCAAATCGTGATAAATAATATACATGACTTATTGAACATCACCAACAGGTTAGAGGAAGGAATTATTCTTCTTGGTTTGTATTTATGCTTAAATTTCAACATCTCCTTACTCGCAGTATACTCATTCTCAAACGTCTCTGAAGTGGACCTACTTCCAGGTGCATATCaacacagcctggtctcatagacgagATATAGTAAACGTAAATCTGGGACatccaaattagtatgatatgttacctttggtatggttacataaggcaaaaacgaaagtagGGTGGTTTGTTGGCAGGAAGGGTGGGTACGAACGTCTAGTCAACCCAAAGGCTGTGAGTTCTGATCTCATCACGGCCAATTTGAGCTAATTAGCAACCTTTACACTATttacaactacttagcatgttagctaacctttaACCCAGAATTCATAAAATAtctgttttgcaaattcgtagcATATTGTACCTTTTGCAAATGTGTAACATAACACGAATTGTAATTTGGAAAGTCATACGAAACGGGtgctggacatccacaaatgaatacataccataccaaaCCTAACATTTCATACTAAATGTAGTGTCTTGATTTACTTACAGAATATTACGAAATCCTCTGAGATGAGATTGATCGACAATGCACATAAAAGTGACACCAACCACACCACATTTGTCAATTGGAGATTAACCCAGGGATGGACTAGCTAGGCGAGTTCTGGCAAATGTCAGATGAGGCAGGTCCATCTTTAGCCAAGTGGGCCTGTCTAAATAGTTTTTGCTATTTTAGTGCAGAATTACCATTTCTGGGCCGGTTAGAAAAatacattcccccccccccaccatgttgAGCAACTTGAATATTTTGTTCGAGTCGCGTCAATTCAAATCTGGTATTAGAACAAACTATTTGGCATAGAGTAACTCAAGTTTTCTTTGTTCTTTAATcaatgcaaacacgtgtatggtaaatATGTGGTTTGTATACGGTCTCGCTgtgacaccacgcagggcagacagagaagagagagtctcatcctattgttctcgcttatatactctgacagagatagttcccgctcaatgctggcctgtcagagggaggaggagcgtggtttaaacttgctcctcctatcgtcgccgtgcaggctggtcccagcctcgtgacgcacttcctgtcgccgggtgtagttcttgtcttcagcagttggCTTATCCGTAGTTTATGTACTTAtcattgtagcatagcttcccctgtatattatataggttatgcatacaaatagccagttcaaccctaacaattTCTACATTATGACAGCTGCCTTTTCCTGTAAATGGTTCTCTCTCCTGCCAGATGTTAGGTTGCAGCATGGCATAGATTCCTAGGCGGCAAACTCTCTCTAGTTGACAAACCACATTTAAATCCCTGTCTGTGTATTCACCAGGGAAAATAAACAGGTCAGCTTGTGTATCAGTGGTCAAAGCCACAGATAtttgctctccctctctgaacATATGTTCTGTTGTTCAAATCTAATTCTATACCATTTCTAAATCAAACAATGCAGCCAATACAGGAAGTAATCTGGTCAAATGTTAGTTGacaattctttatttttttttttttttacaaaataacaAGAAATCGAAACCTACCGTCTGTGGTTCTTTTTATTTTTTCACTCGTCTGAGGCACATGTTCCTGGAAGGATTAGGAGGGGGTGGTGGAGTGTGCCTTCTACTCAGGGGTGGGCTGGTGGTGGATCTCATGACTGAGGACTCATTGTGAGAGAAAACGGGTCATGTGCTCTGGAGCTTTGAATCTAAAGGAATATTAGGCAATGAGCAGCTCACCACCTGATCATTAAAATTTGGAGACGGTAGTCAGGTGAACAAAGCCAAAGCATGGATTCCTGTCTTACCTTGTCCTTAggctgcttacagggtaaggaaaccaatatgtaatgTGGATGACATATTTATTTCAACTCTAAATAAACCTCCAGTGGGTTTGAGAGAAAGAAAGGTAAATAGAACTGCTAAAGGCAGTCACCAAGGGCATTCTGAATCCCTTGTTTTTGACAAATCAATCTCTTTAGATACCTTGTGCAATAACCAAGTATTCAATGATTTTAGAGAGATGACTTCTATATCACCTGAGAGTTGACTTATATACACTGCAATTCGTATGTATGATTTGGCCTCACCCATGTTGCGTCCCAATTTTCCACCCTTCTCCTGAAGAGTGCGCTTTCATACTTtgtgaaatggatttaacaatggTGGAAACTCCCTTCAGCCAATGCCTACACCAATCCTATGCTTTTAAATCCATGATGGGGAGTGTGCACGTGCACAATTCTGGCGAAGTGTGGAGAATAGGCAACACGGCCACGTTTAGCTGTATAAAGTGCTCATGTTGTTGTGTTCTTCACTCTAGGCTGCGGGGGGTGCCCTTGTCTACGTAGGCTCTTATGTCATCAAGAGCTACAGCAACTTTGACAACTTCCTGCAGGATAAGTACACGTTCATCCCAGCAGGCATCATCATACCCACGGGAGTGGTGATGTTCATCATCGGGACTGTGGGGTGCTACGCCACCCTGAGTGAATCCAAAGTGGGCCTTAGCTTTGTGAGTATAAGCCTCAGACACTGTGGTGATGGTGAAAGGAGAGATTGGTGGTGCAGCCAGCCAGGTCTTTCGTAATAacacgtgtgtgtgagtgtgtcccaaatggcgccctatgtcctacatatggaatagggtgccatttgggaggcatatACTGCGGAGTTGGGGTCAATTCTATTACAATTGCGGTCAATTCAGGACGTACACTGTAATTCCAAGTCGATGCTTTTcagttccatttttttttttttttattttgtttacttttgtaattgaaatagaattgaccccaaccctgatacaTTGTACGCTCTGAGGGTCTTTGTGTTTAAGTCCTGCTGCTGTGCCCCTTGTTCTCGTTCTCCTTGCTGAtttattgtctctccctccttccagtTCCTGTTGATTATCCTGGCTATCTTTGCAGCAGAGGTCACTGCTCTAGTTTATGGGTTCATCTACCAAAGCAAGGTGAGTGAATTCCACATTTGTCTTCTAGGTTACAATGAAATAATACACTACGTATTCAATTTGTGCAGGTGTATTACATGTGTAGTAGCGTATCAGTGCAATATTTGAATAGACATAGATTTAGTTTTGTATACCTCCATCTTTACAGATAAAAGGGAACTTGGAGCGGTCAATGAGTGCTGTGTTCATGAAGTATGATGGTGAAAACTCTGACACCCAGGCTGTGGATTACTTGCAGTCTCAGGTCAGTATCATGCCATCTCTGAGCGAGCAGGGGCTTACTAGGATTGAAACCGAGATTCTCAATGTGCGACTACTTCCTGTAAATAGGCCGACCTCGTGGAGAAATTTGCCACTCTCCCGTTGATGGTGGTCTGAGTCTTTGTTGCGGGCGTTACAAGAAGAAATCGCGTGTTCAGTCTCTCGCTTTTTAAACCTCTCTGGCGCTAGCAAGCACTGGTTGGCACCAATAATGTATACACTAGATTGCTGATGCTATCTATGTATTGCCTAATGAGAGGTTTTGAAGACACCGGCCAACCGTGTTGGTACTCCTTAGAAGGGGCAGTCCCCCATAGGTAtaagcaggttggcatttattgagaTGACTcgtactggaggcagctctgcagagtggtcactagctgggaGAGCcacagtcataaaatctgattttaaccctaaacttaaccacactgctaaccctaatgccttaaATTAGATCAAAAAGTGCATTTTTGCTTTCGTGAATTTTTACGatgtagccaattttgactttgcagctggcccatctagtggaAACTGCTCTGTTCTGCATCCAGGGCAAGACTCATGACAAATGTCAACCTgctaggaatgaatggaattcgaCTGTATTTCAATGAAATGTCTCAAGGAAAGAATTACATgcatttaaaacctgttggggctcgggggcagtattgagacattttgaaaaaaatatgtgcccatttttaactgcctcctacaccaactcagaagctaggatatgcatattattaacacattcggatagaaaacactctgaattttctaaaacagtttgaatggtgtctgtaagtataacaaaactcatattgcaggcaaaaacctgtgaaaaatagatcaaaaaaatgtgaattttgtgactgtactatttagtgtcattgttttatagataccatagtgagaaaggattcatttcgcaacacctacggcttccactagatgtcaacgatctttataaagttgttcgaagcgtctatgataaacagagagcaaattagaatccaaggaagttgacatgtcatcacttcatttttttgcgcctgcgcataaatctgagaaacgtgagttttgtcttcattgtttatctcgacataggataggttgtgtgaaaatattactgatgtttaacgttaaaaatggaccaaaagattaatgctaaacaacatttgacatgtttgaacgaacataaatagattatttactaggtttttttagcttttcggcgtgattttacagtcccccaccacgttttgtgggagcataatgaacgctaagtacttggtgttatttggacataaattatgaactttgtcaaaagaaaccacatttgttccggacctgggatgccttccggacctgggatgcctgtcttctgatggagataatcaaaggtaaggggatatttacaatgttattatcgattttagatgatgctaactgtatagcatagcctgttgttcttagcatagcaccccgtttattgcaaaatgtgatttcccagtaaagttattttgagatctggccattcggtagcaattacgagatgataatatattattctttgaatgacaatattataatttaccaatgttttcgaatagtaattttgttatgttcaccggaagcatttcagagaagaaaaaatctgaatttcacgctactgtaaaatgctgtttttggatataaatatgaacttgatggaaaaaaaattcatgtattgtataacataatgtcctaggagtgtcatctgatggagattgacaaaagttagtgcataattcaagctggtttctgcttttggtgacgcctgaccttgaattgaaaatggatgtttgtacttttgtggctatgtactgtcctaacataatctaactttatgcttttgccgtaaagcctctttgaaaatcgaacaatgtggttagattaaggagatgtttatcatttaaattgtgtaaaatagttgattgtttgagaaattgaaattattagatttttgatgttttgaatttccagccttgttagcaatcccggctcggggttcattgctaacctgtagccccaacaggttaagtattttttgttgttgttgacggtAACATTAGTACTCTCTAAAAAtgatactttaaggaaaatgctttaaaaatatatatatttgtatttttagctctcataatataatttaaaattaTGCATTAAGGTGcctgtaatagaataaatgtggcaaaaGCGAATGTGACATTAATAAAGGCATTTCTGTAGCTTTTTTATAATGGTAGGGGAGCACTAAAATGGAAGTTCAGTGGCTTTGAAACTGTGTGtctatatactgtataaataATTGGCTTGCACAAAGATTACATGATACAGGAAACTAGGCTTTTGCTAGTTTGGAGCTGGTTTAGGACCTATAAATAAGCCTACACATGAACCACATTAAGTCGCTATGATATGAAACTACCAAGcattcttcctctctctgtatACAGTTGCAGTGCTGTGGAGTGCAGACCTACCTGAACTGGACCACCACCCCCTGGTTCAGCAGCATTAAGAACACTGTGCCCgtctcctgttgtaaagagaaccACACCGAGTGTACAGGCAAACTGGACCAGCTAGACCTGCTCAATACCCTGGTATGGATCAATTCAGTAAACGTCTAACTAATGCTACCTCTCAAGCTATCTAAACTGGCTGGGGAGACATAGCCTTTAGGcagagatctaggatcagtttgccCTCCCCAAAACCTTACTTTACAAAAATTAAAAGCATGACTGGCCTTTGATCAGTTTTTGATAGTCTGTCTTATTcatataaaattgtatttgtcacatgcgccgaatacaacaggtgtagaccttaaagtgaaatgcttacttacaagcccttaaccaacaatgcagttaaaaataataataaaaaatacctttaaaaaaaaaaaaaagttataaaagtaacaaataattaaagagcagcagtaaaatgacaatagcgaggctgtatacagggggtaccggtacagattcaCTGTGCGGGGGCGccggtgtcaaggtaattgaggtaatatgtacatgtaggtagagttattaaagtgactatgcatagataataacagagtagcagcagtgtaaaagagggatggggggggcaatgcaaatagtctgggtagccatttgtttagatgttcaggagtcttatggcttgggggtagaagctgtttagaagcctcttggacctagacttggtgctccggtaccgcttgccgtgcggtagcagagagaacagtctagggtttctgggataatggtgttgatgtgagccatgaccagcctttcaaagcaccttGTTTGTGCTACgggtcgatagtcatttaggcaggttaccttaatgttcttgggcacagggactagggtggtctgcttggaacatgttggtattacagactcagacagggagaggttgaaaatgtcagtgaagacacttgccagttggtcatcgCATGCTCAAAGTATGTGTAGTAATtcatctggccctgtggccttgtgaatgttgacctgtttaaaggtcttactcacatcggctgcagagagcgtaaTCATTTTTACAATTTTTCTGTATTTATATTTGCTAGTCCTTACTCTCTGActtgaatttgtgtgtgtgtaactgtaggGTTGTGAGGGTATGCTGGAAAAGCTCCTTCAGGATGTGATGAGTTATGCCATGCTGGTCATCCTTGGATTTTCCACCTTCAAGGTACTGTACCTGGCTGTCCTCTGACTTAATAAATGAAATGTTATGTCGCATTTCCAATATCAGACTTTGCACCGGTGTTTGGCCTAAAGCTGCATGCTTTTGTGTTTCCACCTCTGAGGCCAGGCACAACCCCCTCCACCCCAGAATTCTTGGGCTGTGAATGTCTTGGGGCCAGAATGGGGATAGTGGGACTTCTTTGAGATGTGTGTACCTACTTTAATCTTTGGTGCCAGACAATTTACTCTGTACTGAATTTTACTGCATTTCTTTGTCTTTTCCTTTCAGGTTTTTGGGTCGCTCAGTGTGTGCGTGATCACATGTAAAGTTGCCAGGCGAGATGGCTACCAGTCCCTGAATGCCTGATGCTGTTGGCTTGAAGGATACTTCTGAGGCTTGTCTTGCACGATCTCCTTTGCCTtgactcctctcccctttctccagCACTGAGACTATAGAGCTTTAGGACTTATGTTCCCCACTCCAAGATTTTAGCATCCTTTCAGGAACATTCTTAGAGTTTTCATTCAGCTTTCCTATGTAGTTGTCAGCCCACCAGTGGGCAAACCATTGTCAACATTTGAAGCATTGCAAACCACAagatgccttttttttttttaattctttttTTTAAGATGTTTGCATATAGGAATTACCACTCAAACTTTTAAACAATGGAAGTTGGTTT comes from Salmo salar chromosome ssa20, Ssal_v3.1, whole genome shotgun sequence and encodes:
- the LOC106580169 gene encoding tetraspanin-36 isoform X2; this translates as MAAGGALVYVGSYVIKSYSNFDNFLQDKYTFIPAGIIIPTGVVMFIIGTVGCYATLSESKVGLSFFLLIILAIFAAEVTALVYGFIYQSKIKGNLERSMSAVFMKYDGENSDTQAVDYLQSQLQCCGVQTYLNWTTTPWFSSIKNTVPVSCCKENHTECTGKLDQLDLLNTLGCEGMLEKLLQDVMSYAMLVILGFSTFKVFGSLSVCVITCKVARRDGYQSLNA
- the LOC106580169 gene encoding tetraspanin-36 isoform X1, coding for MDCGIITSKMVILFLSLIFWAAGGALVYVGSYVIKSYSNFDNFLQDKYTFIPAGIIIPTGVVMFIIGTVGCYATLSESKVGLSFFLLIILAIFAAEVTALVYGFIYQSKIKGNLERSMSAVFMKYDGENSDTQAVDYLQSQLQCCGVQTYLNWTTTPWFSSIKNTVPVSCCKENHTECTGKLDQLDLLNTLGCEGMLEKLLQDVMSYAMLVILGFSTFKVFGSLSVCVITCKVARRDGYQSLNA